The window GTTGTGGAACGATATATATTTCGTCTTTATTGATGGTTACATCATTTAACAAGAGTTTGAATGCGTTCGGACTTACATACAGAATTCCGTCTACCATACGTGCTGCAGGTAGCAAAGATTCGGATGTATCGAGGTTGATAATTTGCAATTTACCCTTGCGCACGACTTGTTTAGAGTCTGGTTGTACCGCTAATGTAGCAATGTTCATGTCGATCAATGCTGTTTTAGTAGGTGCATCCCAAGATACTTTGTAACCTAATGCTTCTGATACTTGACGTAAAGCTACGAGTGGCTGACCGTCAACATAGATGACATTTGGCTTCTTATCGATTGGCTCCAATAATAGGCCATCTACATTGATGTAATGCTGTGTTGTCACAGATACAGGTCTCTTTAAACTCTGCGTCGGTGCAGGTGTATCCATACCGACAGCTGCCTGTGCAGGCTGTACCACTCCGCTTGTGAAAGCAAGCGCCCCTAAGGCTATACCGGATAAAATCAGTTGTTTTAATTTCATGGTAACCTCCATTGTGTATAAAACGTAACGATAAATCATAATTGGTAATATAACATGGATATATGAATATTATATTATAAATTTTAATTTTACAAAACTAATAAAGAAGAAGGGATGAATTTATTGATTTTATATTTAGGCTTAATTTTAAAATATATTTATACTAAAGTCTGTTATAGATAGTGCAGCAGACTCTAATAAAAATAAACTATCCACTAAATCATTAGATGTTAAAGATATTGAAAATACGGCAGAATATACATCTCGTAATATAGGGATGAGTTATAATCACGTAGGTGGTTTTAAGAACCTTAGTAAAGCAGGAAAAGATGCTTTGTGGAATACATTGGGCACTTTACCTAATTTGTTACCAGATTCTAGTAAGTCTAGTTCTTCCACTACAAAATCTGCTATTTCAAATGGTACAATAGAAGTACGAGACGCTAACTTTAATATGCAAACACTGTCTCGAGATACAAAAGATAGCTTGAATAAGCTTGATGAAATCTTCGATAAAAAGAAAATAGAAGAATGCCAAGAGTTATCTAAATTATTTGCTAAAGAAGCTTTTGGTCAATTACATAATTGGAATCCAACCTCTAAGGAAGGTAAAACTGCGAAAGCAATAGCCCATGGTGTAACTTTAAGTTATATTCAAGAAGCTGAAAATCCTTCTTTTGAAAAAATGCAGATGGAAGTTATGCGGTGGTTAGAGCTGAAGGTAAAATGTATGATGATGATATGTTTCTAGGCGTTAAAGGTTTAGGTACAAGAATAACCAATAAACTAGGCATACATTATCATGTTACTCTTATGAATAAAGATATATCATTAGGTACTACAACAATACTAGATGAGATGGCTACTTTGGCTAGAGCCAAATACAGTAATGGATCAAATAATGAAAGATTTATTTTTGTTGATACATCTGATAAAGTGAGTGTAATGCCTGTGTCTGAATCTAAGTCTACATTTGTTTGGACTAAGGATGCTTTAGGAATGTCAGTTCTTCAAAATGTATTATCTGAGGTAGGAAATCAACCATGGGTTGGATATGTGTATTATGCGGAGAACGCATCAAAATTTACTCGAACTGTAGCGAAAGTTGGAGGGCCTGTTTCAATAGGTTTCTTACTTAACGATATGCAAAAAAGATTACCAAATGTACAGTGGGCATGAATTAGTAAAGGCCTGGGGAGCTGATTTAATTCCTGTAGCTACTGGATTAGGTGGCGGACTTGTAGGAAGTAGTGCTGGCCCTGTAGGGGCTTTTGCTGTTGGTATTGCTGGTGCAACATTTGGCGATCGCATTAAAGATGAAATTAAATTTAATTTGAAAAGGGATGTAGATAAGTAATGTATCAAGATCTGATTATAATACTTGGTATTATATTCCTCATATACAAACTTATTACGCATAAAGGTAAGCTTAGTTTAGCTCGAATTATCTATACTTTTAGCTTAGTACTCGGGTTTGGAATATTTTTCATACGTAATTTAATATCTCCATTTACTATGTTGTTTTGGTGGATATTTTGTATGGGGATTTCTTTAGTTGGAATGTACTTTATGCTTAAAAATAATGAGTTTGAAAGTGATAAAGTAGAAAAATATCAGTTTAATTTTAAAGCTGGCGTATATGTTTGGTTATTTCTAGCAGCTTTATACATATATTTATATATTTTGACCTATTATTAGATACTCTGACCGTACATATAGCAAGATCTATTAATTAACGTATAATGCTAATATAAGGTATATGAATCTAAAAAAGGACGCTATAGTCTAATCTTCAGTG of the Veillonella parvula genome contains:
- a CDS encoding copper amine oxidase N-terminal domain-containing protein; amino-acid sequence: MKLKQLILSGIALGALAFTSGVVQPAQAAVGMDTPAPTQSLKRPVSVTTQHYINVDGLLLEPIDKKPNVIYVDGQPLVALRQVSEALGYKVSWDAPTKTALIDMNIATLAVQPDSKQVVRKGKLQIINLDTSESLLPAARMVDGILYVSPNAFKLLLNDVTINKDEIYIVPQQSQLSADTNTQKGKRNGIETFLPDQGDKVIPYEEEETKEKKPLIKVKRTNTKTDTKDTEDTEYQRSSGLDR